The Desulfuromonas sp. genome has a window encoding:
- a CDS encoding ion transporter, with product MAAVVLVSVRDLEERYALYFEAFELFSVVVFSAEYLSRLWSCVTDPRYVRPVAGRLRFAATPMAVVDLLAVMPFYIGLVGIDLRFIRSLRLLRIVRVAKVGRYVKALQLFSKVLGAKREELVLTLGMMLLLLIIASCFMFYVENPVQPEHFSDIPHTMWWAVATFTTVGYGDVYPVTGLGKFLAGIVAILGIGLFALPTGILGAGFVEEMQKRKGRRRCPHCGREIDGA from the coding sequence GTGGCAGCCGTTGTCCTTGTTTCGGTCAGAGACCTGGAGGAGCGGTATGCGTTGTACTTCGAGGCCTTCGAGCTCTTCTCCGTTGTCGTGTTTTCTGCTGAATACCTGAGCCGCCTTTGGTCGTGTGTGACCGACCCCAGGTACGTGCGCCCTGTTGCCGGGCGGCTGCGATTCGCCGCAACGCCCATGGCGGTCGTCGATCTGCTGGCGGTCATGCCCTTCTACATCGGCCTTGTCGGCATCGACCTGCGGTTCATTCGTTCCCTGCGCCTGTTGCGGATCGTGCGGGTGGCCAAGGTGGGGCGCTACGTGAAGGCGCTGCAACTCTTCTCGAAGGTTCTCGGGGCCAAGCGGGAAGAGCTGGTTCTGACCTTGGGCATGATGCTCCTGTTGTTGATCATCGCCTCCTGCTTCATGTTCTATGTGGAGAACCCCGTACAGCCGGAACATTTTTCTGACATTCCCCACACCATGTGGTGGGCGGTGGCGACCTTCACTACGGTCGGGTACGGCGACGTTTATCCCGTGACCGGGCTCGGCAAGTTTCTTGCGGGAATCGTAGCCATCCTTGGCATCGGACTCTTCGCGTTGCCTACAGGTATCCTGGGCGCCGGTTTCGTGGAGGAGATGCAGAAAAGAAAGGGACGGCGGCGCTGCCCCCACTGCGGGCGGGAGATTGACGGGGCCTGA
- a CDS encoding Hsp20/alpha crystallin family protein, translating into MALDIFREMENLRREIDGAFRGLGLGRLMEPSFLPGPSTLGYPQINSSQDENNLYIAALVPGIEPKDLELTVIRGVLTLSGERKGSSQENKTWHRRERGLGKFMRTVELPCEVNAERVSAEYRNGVLTVTLPKHEAERPKKISVTAQ; encoded by the coding sequence ATGGCATTGGACATTTTCAGAGAGATGGAAAATCTTCGTCGGGAAATCGATGGGGCCTTCCGAGGCCTCGGGCTGGGGCGGCTTATGGAACCCTCTTTTCTGCCGGGACCCAGCACCCTGGGCTACCCCCAAATCAATTCCTCCCAGGACGAGAACAACCTTTACATCGCGGCCCTGGTTCCCGGGATCGAGCCGAAGGATCTCGAACTGACCGTCATTCGCGGCGTTCTGACCCTCTCCGGTGAGCGCAAGGGAAGTTCCCAGGAAAACAAAACCTGGCATCGCCGCGAGCGCGGTCTTGGAAAATTCATGCGCACCGTCGAACTGCCGTGCGAGGTGAACGCCGAAAGGGTCTCCGCGGAGTATAGGAATGGTGTGCTCACGGTCACCCTGCCAAAGCATGAGGCGGAAAGGCCGAAGAAGATCAGCGTCACGGCGCAATAA
- a CDS encoding cation:proton antiporter translates to MSIIYILLVLLIVTRTFGEISERLGQPALLGELVSGICLGILVHHYDQQFPVLSGLTENEVFTAITDLGIFFLMLLGGIELNPVKLLKASKTSLIVATGGMVIPFALGMGFAYLALPPSDLRTAQALFLGTVMAVTAVPVSIKSLMDIGKLETKVGQTIISAAVIDDTLSLILLAVLTGFVQTGTIPDGTALALLFGKIALFFLIASALGHYLFPAIGKYLDKSKADEFEFSMLLIAALSYAMLAEFLGMHFILGAFLAGLFFRRRTITPKIYRDILAKTKGLTTGFLAPVFFASIGMHLDMKAMQVVPGFVIAMIAIATVGKVLGAGASARVAGMSPRESLAIGVGMNARGAVELIIADIALRAGIFTMPEPVHPIIQYMFSSVVIMAIATTLMTPPALKLALHKH, encoded by the coding sequence ATGTCAATTATCTACATACTCCTCGTGCTCCTGATCGTAACGAGGACCTTCGGCGAAATTTCAGAGCGCCTCGGACAACCTGCCCTCCTGGGCGAACTGGTCTCGGGAATCTGCCTCGGGATCCTCGTGCACCACTATGACCAGCAATTCCCTGTCCTCTCTGGCCTGACCGAGAATGAGGTGTTTACAGCCATCACCGACCTCGGGATTTTCTTTTTAATGCTCCTCGGTGGGATCGAACTAAACCCCGTCAAGCTCCTCAAAGCCTCAAAGACTTCCCTTATCGTGGCCACGGGTGGCATGGTCATTCCTTTTGCTCTCGGCATGGGGTTCGCCTACCTGGCACTGCCCCCTTCGGACCTTCGTACTGCACAGGCCCTCTTCCTTGGGACGGTGATGGCCGTAACGGCAGTCCCGGTAAGCATCAAGTCCCTCATGGACATAGGAAAACTCGAAACCAAAGTCGGTCAAACGATCATCTCGGCCGCCGTCATCGACGACACCCTGAGTCTCATATTGCTGGCCGTTCTGACCGGCTTTGTCCAAACCGGCACAATCCCAGACGGAACCGCCCTCGCCCTGCTGTTCGGCAAGATCGCTCTTTTCTTTTTGATCGCAAGCGCACTGGGACACTACCTGTTTCCAGCCATAGGCAAGTATTTGGATAAAAGCAAGGCAGACGAATTCGAATTCAGCATGCTTTTGATAGCGGCCCTATCCTATGCCATGCTGGCTGAATTCCTCGGGATGCACTTCATCCTGGGCGCTTTCCTCGCCGGCCTCTTTTTCCGAAGAAGGACGATTACACCTAAAATCTACCGCGATATCCTTGCCAAAACGAAGGGACTGACAACCGGGTTCCTTGCCCCGGTCTTCTTTGCCTCGATAGGCATGCATCTCGACATGAAGGCGATGCAGGTCGTGCCGGGGTTCGTTATCGCGATGATCGCCATTGCAACGGTAGGAAAGGTTCTGGGAGCAGGTGCCAGTGCACGTGTTGCGGGAATGTCGCCCAGAGAATCTCTCGCAATTGGGGTCGGGATGAACGCCCGCGGGGCGGTCGAACTGATCATCGCCGACATCGCCCTGCGTGCCGGAATCTTCACCATGCCGGAACCGGTCCACCCGATCATTCAGTACATGTTCTCCTCCGTGGTGATCATGGCCATTGCAACGACCTTGATGACACCTCCTGCTCTGAAACTGGCACTGCACAAACACTGA
- a CDS encoding Hsp20/alpha crystallin family protein has protein sequence MEGGEQTPTRFTRPAVDIFETNEGLTMKADLPGVNKEDLTIDIDRDLLTLKAETKPQPKGEAIRKEFELRGYFRQFQLPDEIDAGKVSADLKNGVLTLDLPKAEAAKPRRIEIASA, from the coding sequence ATGGAAGGGGGGGAGCAGACCCCTACCAGATTCACCCGACCTGCCGTGGACATCTTTGAGACCAACGAGGGGCTGACCATGAAGGCCGACCTTCCCGGCGTGAACAAGGAGGATCTGACAATCGATATCGACCGCGACCTCCTGACCTTGAAGGCGGAAACAAAACCCCAACCCAAGGGAGAGGCGATCCGGAAAGAGTTCGAGTTGCGCGGCTACTTCCGCCAGTTCCAGTTACCTGATGAAATCGATGCCGGCAAGGTTTCGGCCGATCTGAAAAATGGCGTTCTGACCCTGGACCTTCCCAAGGCCGAAGCGGCCAAGCCCCGGCGTATCGAAATCGCGTCGGCTTGA
- a CDS encoding mechanosensitive ion channel domain-containing protein — protein sequence MPNCLMVIGRLLGFMLLLLSLVPPVIAGEGNGTAQGPSPEKIAALIQTLEDPQARQELIAQLEILALAQAPPEKPRVKSAASQLLLGISSRLDVISKTFLSAAGAINELPLAWQWLRQQGTEPQLRSFWGEVLLNLTLVLLAAYGTALLLRALVRRPRRTLQDRDVASAMGRAGRLVLLLLLDLIPVAGFLAAAWLYLAIIDPREKTRLVALAWVNAFILAQVVIALAELITASESPRLRIPRLADETAHYLKIWAGRLSRTVLYGYFFLQAALLLDLSRSLYELLLGALGLVVAILLFVVVLQNRIEVRDWLQRVSEESRAEGWSPRALLGRLGKIWHLLAGAYVIALYLIWSLKVPGGAWYLLRASLLSVVALLAGAGLLRLFEIYMSRGFRISDDQKSRFPGLESRANRYLGGAHVLLKAVVYLFVALAVLQAWGVNVLEWLASEPGKVLGGTAVRVVGIIVISLVVWEVANSLIQRYLNILGEDGVTPAHDARSRTLMTIARKALLVVLMVISSLMVLAELGVNIGPLLAGAGVLGLAVGFGSQKLVQDVITGVFILLEDQVAVGDVIKVGDKGGVVEAVSIRTVRLRDVAGTVHTIPYSTIDNVSNLTKDFSYYVMEVGVAYREDMDEVMKVLREIGAALQEDEEYGPKILEPLEVLGVDAFADSAVVIKARLKTIPIKQWWVGREFNRRMKKRFDELGIEIPFPHTTIYFGESKGGGAPPAFLNLQQETPVSPPAVE from the coding sequence GTGCCCAATTGCCTAATGGTCATCGGCCGACTGCTAGGGTTCATGTTGTTGCTGCTGAGCCTTGTCCCCCCGGTCATCGCCGGAGAAGGGAATGGAACGGCACAGGGCCCCTCGCCGGAGAAGATCGCAGCCCTGATTCAAACCCTGGAGGATCCTCAGGCCCGCCAGGAGCTGATCGCCCAGTTGGAGATCCTGGCCCTGGCCCAGGCCCCTCCCGAGAAACCCCGGGTCAAGAGCGCCGCCTCGCAGCTTCTCCTTGGCATATCGTCCCGGTTGGATGTTATTTCGAAAACCTTTCTTTCGGCGGCCGGGGCAATCAACGAACTTCCCCTGGCGTGGCAGTGGTTGCGACAGCAGGGCACCGAACCACAGTTGCGCAGTTTCTGGGGAGAAGTCCTCCTCAACCTGACATTGGTTCTGCTGGCCGCCTACGGGACGGCCCTCCTCCTTCGAGCGCTGGTGCGCCGCCCCCGACGCACCCTTCAAGACCGGGATGTAGCCTCCGCGATGGGCCGTGCCGGGAGGCTGGTCCTGCTGCTCCTTCTTGATTTGATTCCCGTGGCCGGCTTTTTGGCGGCGGCCTGGCTCTACCTCGCGATCATCGATCCCCGGGAGAAGACGCGGCTGGTGGCCTTGGCCTGGGTCAACGCCTTCATTCTGGCCCAGGTTGTCATCGCCCTGGCAGAACTGATCACCGCCTCCGAATCTCCTCGCCTGAGGATTCCCAGACTCGCCGACGAGACGGCACACTACTTGAAAATCTGGGCAGGCCGCCTCTCGCGCACCGTCCTCTATGGTTATTTTTTCCTTCAAGCCGCCCTGCTCCTCGACCTGTCGAGATCTCTCTACGAGCTTCTCCTCGGCGCGCTGGGACTGGTGGTTGCCATCCTGCTGTTCGTGGTGGTATTGCAAAATCGCATAGAGGTAAGAGACTGGCTGCAAAGAGTCTCTGAAGAATCGCGCGCCGAGGGTTGGAGCCCCCGGGCTTTGCTGGGCCGTCTCGGCAAGATCTGGCACTTGTTGGCAGGAGCCTACGTCATCGCCCTGTATTTGATCTGGAGCCTCAAGGTGCCCGGCGGTGCCTGGTATCTGCTGCGGGCGAGTCTGTTGTCCGTGGTCGCCCTCCTCGCAGGTGCCGGGTTGCTGCGCCTTTTTGAGATATATATGAGCCGCGGCTTTCGCATCAGCGACGATCAAAAAAGCCGCTTCCCCGGCCTGGAAAGCCGTGCCAACCGCTACCTCGGCGGCGCCCATGTGCTCCTCAAGGCGGTGGTGTATCTTTTCGTCGCCCTGGCCGTTCTTCAGGCCTGGGGGGTTAACGTCCTCGAATGGCTGGCGAGCGAACCGGGGAAGGTGCTGGGAGGGACAGCCGTTCGGGTGGTCGGGATCATTGTCATTTCACTGGTGGTCTGGGAGGTCGCCAACAGCCTGATCCAGAGGTACCTGAACATACTCGGCGAAGACGGGGTTACTCCCGCACACGACGCCCGTTCACGGACCCTGATGACCATCGCCCGCAAAGCCCTGCTGGTCGTTCTGATGGTGATCTCCTCCCTGATGGTCCTGGCCGAGTTGGGAGTGAACATCGGCCCCTTGCTGGCCGGTGCCGGGGTCCTGGGGTTAGCGGTCGGATTCGGCTCGCAGAAGCTGGTTCAGGACGTCATCACCGGGGTCTTCATCCTGCTGGAGGATCAGGTCGCAGTCGGAGACGTGATCAAGGTCGGCGACAAGGGGGGGGTGGTGGAGGCCGTTTCGATCCGCACCGTGAGACTGCGAGACGTCGCCGGAACCGTCCATACGATCCCCTACAGCACCATCGACAACGTCAGCAACCTGACGAAGGACTTTTCCTACTATGTCATGGAAGTGGGGGTGGCCTACCGAGAGGATATGGACGAAGTCATGAAAGTGCTGAGGGAGATCGGCGCCGCATTGCAGGAAGACGAGGAATACGGGCCGAAGATCCTGGAACCGCTCGAGGTGCTGGGGGTGGATGCCTTCGCCGACTCGGCGGTCGTCATCAAGGCGCGGTTGAAAACGATCCCCATCAAGCAGTGGTGGGTGGGGCGCGAATTCAACCGCCGCATGAAAAAACGATTCGATGAGCTCGGCATCGAAATCCCCTTCCCCCACACCACCATCTATTTTGGCGAGAGCAAGGGTGGCGGCGCGCCGCCGGCGTTCCTGAACCTTCAGCAGGAGACACCTGTTTCACCACCTGCGGTAGAATAA
- a CDS encoding Hsp20/alpha crystallin family protein, with translation MTFRDMIPWGRHRELSGERDTEHPLNRIHGSIDRLFDDFMDRIGGPMETETDFLSPRIDLAETDKEITVTAEMPGLDEKDIEVSLERDHLVVRGHKQAEKEEKGKHIYRAERSYGAFHRAIPLPCEIDDKKVKAVYKKGLLTIRLPKSPDAIRHHKRVEIH, from the coding sequence GTGACTTTCCGTGACATGATTCCGTGGGGTCGTCATAGGGAGCTTTCCGGTGAGCGGGATACCGAACATCCGTTGAACAGAATCCATGGCAGCATCGACCGGTTGTTCGACGACTTTATGGACCGCATAGGCGGACCGATGGAGACAGAGACTGATTTCCTCTCTCCCCGCATCGATCTTGCAGAAACGGACAAGGAGATAACGGTGACGGCAGAGATGCCGGGCCTCGATGAAAAGGATATCGAGGTCTCCCTTGAGAGGGACCATCTCGTGGTCCGTGGCCACAAGCAGGCAGAGAAGGAAGAGAAGGGAAAGCACATTTACCGTGCCGAAAGGAGTTACGGGGCATTCCATCGGGCGATACCCCTGCCTTGCGAAATCGACGACAAGAAGGTGAAGGCTGTCTACAAGAAAGGACTGTTGACCATCCGTCTGCCCAAATCCCCGGACGCTATCAGGCACCACAAAAGGGTCGAAATCCACTGA
- a CDS encoding mechanosensitive ion channel family protein yields the protein MNPGHETDPRQWAVLLLLLLGLVAPVSSTAQTPPAATGEDEVKFATQPIEVKPVSADIHIAKRLERILISTGWFEIPEVKVSEGIVFLDGTTLRKEYKDWAGELARNTKDVVAVVNRVRIVERSPWDFSAEVRTLRNLLREFVRALPLIGLGLLILIAFLFGALVCGRLARFILSRRVANPMLQEVGARVVGIFVLLVGIYVTLHVVGLSRLAVTVLGGTGVVGLVIGFAFRDIMENFLAGILISLRNPFQGGDLIEVAGHLGVVQKVTARGTVLMDLDGNHVQIPNSTIYKSTILNFTANPRRRLSFEVGIGYDNLIPRAQAVALGVLAAHDSVLEKPEPLVLVEKLAAATVNLRIMFWIDGNAFDANKMKSSVMRLVNRAFQDEGISMPDEEREVLFPEAVPVRMVEERETIKAEETVRPEAQATTEAAATVAEGGLTSQEENIREQARLSRVPEAGPNLLKGN from the coding sequence ATGAACCCTGGTCACGAAACAGATCCACGTCAATGGGCTGTCCTGCTCCTTCTGTTGCTGGGACTCGTCGCGCCGGTATCCTCAACCGCCCAAACGCCCCCAGCCGCAACCGGCGAAGACGAGGTCAAGTTCGCCACCCAGCCGATCGAAGTCAAACCGGTATCGGCGGACATTCACATCGCCAAACGCCTGGAACGGATCCTCATCTCCACCGGTTGGTTCGAAATTCCAGAGGTCAAAGTCTCAGAAGGGATCGTCTTCCTCGACGGCACCACCCTGCGCAAGGAATACAAAGACTGGGCGGGAGAATTGGCCCGAAACACCAAGGACGTGGTCGCTGTGGTCAACCGGGTGCGCATCGTCGAGCGCTCCCCCTGGGACTTCTCCGCCGAGGTCAGGACCCTGCGGAACCTTCTGCGGGAGTTCGTCCGGGCGCTGCCCCTGATCGGCCTCGGTCTCCTCATCCTGATCGCCTTCCTCTTCGGCGCCCTCGTCTGCGGCAGGCTGGCCCGCTTCATCCTGAGCCGCAGGGTCGCAAACCCCATGCTCCAGGAGGTCGGCGCCCGGGTAGTCGGCATCTTCGTCCTCCTCGTCGGCATCTACGTCACCCTCCACGTCGTAGGCCTGAGCCGCCTCGCCGTCACCGTCCTCGGCGGGACGGGGGTCGTCGGCCTGGTCATCGGATTCGCCTTCCGCGATATCATGGAGAACTTCCTCGCGGGAATCCTGATCAGCCTGCGCAACCCCTTCCAGGGCGGCGACCTGATCGAGGTCGCCGGACACCTCGGGGTGGTGCAGAAGGTGACAGCCCGCGGCACGGTCCTGATGGACCTGGACGGCAACCACGTGCAGATCCCCAACTCGACAATCTACAAGAGCACCATCCTCAACTTCACCGCCAATCCTCGAAGGAGGCTGAGCTTCGAAGTCGGCATCGGATACGACAATCTCATCCCGCGGGCCCAGGCCGTAGCCCTCGGAGTCCTGGCCGCCCACGACTCAGTCCTCGAGAAACCCGAGCCGCTGGTCCTGGTCGAGAAGCTCGCCGCCGCGACCGTCAACCTGCGCATCATGTTCTGGATCGACGGCAACGCCTTCGACGCCAACAAGATGAAGTCATCGGTCATGCGCCTGGTGAACAGGGCCTTTCAGGACGAGGGGATCTCCATGCCGGACGAGGAACGGGAGGTACTCTTCCCCGAGGCGGTGCCGGTCCGGATGGTGGAAGAGAGGGAGACGATAAAGGCAGAAGAGACGGTTCGCCCAGAAGCACAGGCCACGACGGAGGCAGCGGCGACCGTCGCCGAGGGGGGACTCACCAGCCAGGAGGAAAACATCCGCGAGCAGGCCCGCCTGTCGCGGGTGCCGGAGGCGGGACCGAACCTCCTCAAGGGGAATTAG